One window of Athalia rosae chromosome 2, iyAthRosa1.1, whole genome shotgun sequence genomic DNA carries:
- the LOC105684478 gene encoding homeobox protein extradenticle isoform X4, producing MDETGRMLQHGGSGVGLMGGNQGQGAQNAGGYGSMGPVDGSAAQGPDQNVEARKQDIGEILQQIMNITDQSLDEAQARKHTLNCHRMKPALFSVLCEIKEKTVLSLRNTQEEEPPDPQLMRLDNMLIAEGVAGPEKGGGAGAAASASAAAAAGPPGQPDNAIEHSDYRAKLAQIRQIYHQELEKYEQACNEFTTHVMNLLREQSRTRPITPKEIERMVQIIHKKFSSIQMQLKQSTCEAVMILRSRFLDARRKRRNFSKQASEILNEYFYSHLSNPYPSEEAKEELARKCGITVSQVSNWFGNKRIRYKKNIGKAQEEANLYAAKKAAAAFAGASPYSMGGASQGTPTPMMSPAPPGGPQDMAGYGMGINGSDYGSQPYNDGSMGYDPMHQ from the exons ATGGATGAAACTGGAAGAATGTTGCAACACGGTGGTTCAGGTGTGGGTCTGATGGGGGGAAACCAAGGGCAAGGGGCCCAAAATGCAGGGGGTTATGGAAGCATGGGACCGGTTGATGGAAGCGCGGCCCAGGGCCCTGACCAGAATGTTGAGGCCAGAAAACAGGACATCGGCGAAATATTGCAGCAAATTATGAATATAACGGACCAAAGTTTGGACGAAGCACAAGCCAG AAAACACACCCTCAATTGCCATAGAATGAAACCGGCACTATTCTCGGTCTTGTgcgaaatcaaagaaaaaaccg TCTTGTCGCTGCGCAACACACAGGAAGAAGAACCTCCCGATCCTCAGTTGATGCGTTTGGACAACATGTTGATCGCAGAGGGCGTAGCTGGACCCGAAAAAGGAGGTGGTGCTGGTGCCGCAGCGTCTGcgtctgctgctgctgcggctggACCACCCGGACAACCTGATAACGCTATTGAACACTCCGACTACAGAGCGAAGTTGGCTCAAATAAGGCAAATTTATCACCAGGAACTCGAAAAATACGAACAG gcGTGTAACGAATTCACGACGCACGTTATGAATTTATTGAGAGAACAAAGTCGAACCAGGCCAATAACGCCGAAGGAAATTGAAAGGATGGTCCAGATCATTCataagaaattttcgagtATCCAGATGCAGTTAAAACAATCCACGTGCGAAGCAGTCATGATCCTGAGAAGTCGATTTCTCGATGCGag ACGCAAGCGACGAAACTTCAGCAAACAAGCCTCTGAAATTCTGAACGAATACTTTTATTCACACCTCAGCAATCCCTATCCCAGTGAAGAAGCTAAGGAAGAATTGGCGCGGAAGTGCGGGATTACGGTTAGTCAG GTGTCCAATTGGTTCGGAAACAAGAGAATAAGATACAAAAAGAACATTGGCAAGGCGCAAGAGGAAGCGAACCTCTACGCAGCTAAAAAAGCAGCTG CAGCTTTTGCAGGAGCATCGCCGTACAGCATGGGGGGAGCCAGCCAGGGTACACCAACACCTATGATGTCACCTGCACCACCTGGAGGACCTCAAGACATGGCTGGTTATGGTATGGGCATCAATGGCAGTGATTATGGGTCTCAACCGTACAATGATGGTTCGATGGGATACGACCCCATGCATCAG TGA
- the LOC105684478 gene encoding homeobox protein extradenticle isoform X3 codes for MDETGRMLQHGGSGVGLMGGNQGQGAQNAGGYGSMGPVDGSAAQGPDQNVEARKQDIGEILQQIMNITDQSLDEAQARKHTLNCHRMKPALFSVLCEIKEKTVLSLRNTQEEEPPDPQLMRLDNMLIAEGVAGPEKGGGAGAAASASAAAAAGPPGQPDNAIEHSDYRAKLAQIRQIYHQELEKYEQACNEFTTHVMNLLREQSRTRPITPKEIERMVQIIHKKFSSIQMQLKQSTCEAVMILRSRFLDARRKRRNFSKQASEILNEYFYSHLSNPYPSEEAKEELARKCGITVSQVSNWFGNKRIRYKKNIGKAQEEANLYAAKKAAAAFAGASPYSMGGASQGTPTPMMSPAPPGGPQDMAGYGMGINGSDYGSQPYNDGSMGYDPMHQELSP; via the exons ATGGATGAAACTGGAAGAATGTTGCAACACGGTGGTTCAGGTGTGGGTCTGATGGGGGGAAACCAAGGGCAAGGGGCCCAAAATGCAGGGGGTTATGGAAGCATGGGACCGGTTGATGGAAGCGCGGCCCAGGGCCCTGACCAGAATGTTGAGGCCAGAAAACAGGACATCGGCGAAATATTGCAGCAAATTATGAATATAACGGACCAAAGTTTGGACGAAGCACAAGCCAG AAAACACACCCTCAATTGCCATAGAATGAAACCGGCACTATTCTCGGTCTTGTgcgaaatcaaagaaaaaaccg TCTTGTCGCTGCGCAACACACAGGAAGAAGAACCTCCCGATCCTCAGTTGATGCGTTTGGACAACATGTTGATCGCAGAGGGCGTAGCTGGACCCGAAAAAGGAGGTGGTGCTGGTGCCGCAGCGTCTGcgtctgctgctgctgcggctggACCACCCGGACAACCTGATAACGCTATTGAACACTCCGACTACAGAGCGAAGTTGGCTCAAATAAGGCAAATTTATCACCAGGAACTCGAAAAATACGAACAG gcGTGTAACGAATTCACGACGCACGTTATGAATTTATTGAGAGAACAAAGTCGAACCAGGCCAATAACGCCGAAGGAAATTGAAAGGATGGTCCAGATCATTCataagaaattttcgagtATCCAGATGCAGTTAAAACAATCCACGTGCGAAGCAGTCATGATCCTGAGAAGTCGATTTCTCGATGCGag ACGCAAGCGACGAAACTTCAGCAAACAAGCCTCTGAAATTCTGAACGAATACTTTTATTCACACCTCAGCAATCCCTATCCCAGTGAAGAAGCTAAGGAAGAATTGGCGCGGAAGTGCGGGATTACGGTTAGTCAG GTGTCCAATTGGTTCGGAAACAAGAGAATAAGATACAAAAAGAACATTGGCAAGGCGCAAGAGGAAGCGAACCTCTACGCAGCTAAAAAAGCAGCTG CAGCTTTTGCAGGAGCATCGCCGTACAGCATGGGGGGAGCCAGCCAGGGTACACCAACACCTATGATGTCACCTGCACCACCTGGAGGACCTCAAGACATGGCTGGTTATGGTATGGGCATCAATGGCAGTGATTATGGGTCTCAACCGTACAATGATGGTTCGATGGGATACGACCCCATGCATCAG
- the LOC105684478 gene encoding homeobox protein extradenticle isoform X1, translated as MDETGRMLQHGGSGVGLMGGNQGQGAQNAGGYGSMGPVDGSAAQGPDQNVEARKQDIGEILQQIMNITDQSLDEAQARKHTLNCHRMKPALFSVLCEIKEKTVLSLRNTQEEEPPDPQLMRLDNMLIAEGVAGPEKGGGAGAAASASAAAAAGPPGQPDNAIEHSDYRAKLAQIRQIYHQELEKYEQACNEFTTHVMNLLREQSRTRPITPKEIERMVQIIHKKFSSIQMQLKQSTCEAVMILRSRFLDARRKRRNFSKQASEILNEYFYSHLSNPYPSEEAKEELARKCGITVSQVSNWFGNKRIRYKKNIGKAQEEANLYAAKKAAAAFAGASPYSMGGASQGTPTPMMSPAPPGGPQDMAGYGMGINGSDYGSQPYNDGSMGYDPMHQGKAMAGGGAGWMPQREAVPEFPPLHDSADSDSDRENEKRPRV; from the exons ATGGATGAAACTGGAAGAATGTTGCAACACGGTGGTTCAGGTGTGGGTCTGATGGGGGGAAACCAAGGGCAAGGGGCCCAAAATGCAGGGGGTTATGGAAGCATGGGACCGGTTGATGGAAGCGCGGCCCAGGGCCCTGACCAGAATGTTGAGGCCAGAAAACAGGACATCGGCGAAATATTGCAGCAAATTATGAATATAACGGACCAAAGTTTGGACGAAGCACAAGCCAG AAAACACACCCTCAATTGCCATAGAATGAAACCGGCACTATTCTCGGTCTTGTgcgaaatcaaagaaaaaaccg TCTTGTCGCTGCGCAACACACAGGAAGAAGAACCTCCCGATCCTCAGTTGATGCGTTTGGACAACATGTTGATCGCAGAGGGCGTAGCTGGACCCGAAAAAGGAGGTGGTGCTGGTGCCGCAGCGTCTGcgtctgctgctgctgcggctggACCACCCGGACAACCTGATAACGCTATTGAACACTCCGACTACAGAGCGAAGTTGGCTCAAATAAGGCAAATTTATCACCAGGAACTCGAAAAATACGAACAG gcGTGTAACGAATTCACGACGCACGTTATGAATTTATTGAGAGAACAAAGTCGAACCAGGCCAATAACGCCGAAGGAAATTGAAAGGATGGTCCAGATCATTCataagaaattttcgagtATCCAGATGCAGTTAAAACAATCCACGTGCGAAGCAGTCATGATCCTGAGAAGTCGATTTCTCGATGCGag ACGCAAGCGACGAAACTTCAGCAAACAAGCCTCTGAAATTCTGAACGAATACTTTTATTCACACCTCAGCAATCCCTATCCCAGTGAAGAAGCTAAGGAAGAATTGGCGCGGAAGTGCGGGATTACGGTTAGTCAG GTGTCCAATTGGTTCGGAAACAAGAGAATAAGATACAAAAAGAACATTGGCAAGGCGCAAGAGGAAGCGAACCTCTACGCAGCTAAAAAAGCAGCTG CAGCTTTTGCAGGAGCATCGCCGTACAGCATGGGGGGAGCCAGCCAGGGTACACCAACACCTATGATGTCACCTGCACCACCTGGAGGACCTCAAGACATGGCTGGTTATGGTATGGGCATCAATGGCAGTGATTATGGGTCTCAACCGTACAATGATGGTTCGATGGGATACGACCCCATGCATCAG GGCAAGGCAATGGCTGGGGGAGGAGCAGGTTGGATGCCACAGCGCGAGGCTGTTCCAGAATTTCCACCACTCCACGATTCCGCGGACTCTGATTCCGACagggaaaatgagaaacgtcCCAGAGTGTAA
- the LOC105684478 gene encoding homeobox protein extradenticle isoform X2, producing the protein MDETGRMLQHGGSGVGLMGGNQGQGAQNAGGYGSMGPVDGSAAQGPDQNVEARKQDIGEILQQIMNITDQSLDEAQARKHTLNCHRMKPALFSVLCEIKEKTVLSLRNTQEEEPPDPQLMRLDNMLIAEGVAGPEKGGGAGAAASASAAAAAGPPGQPDNAIEHSDYRAKLAQIRQIYHQELEKYEQACNEFTTHVMNLLREQSRTRPITPKEIERMVQIIHKKFSSIQMQLKQSTCEAVMILRSRFLDARRKRRNFSKQASEILNEYFYSHLSNPYPSEEAKEELARKCGITVSQVSNWFGNKRIRYKKNIGKAQEEANLYAAKKAAGASPYSMGGASQGTPTPMMSPAPPGGPQDMAGYGMGINGSDYGSQPYNDGSMGYDPMHQGKAMAGGGAGWMPQREAVPEFPPLHDSADSDSDRENEKRPRV; encoded by the exons ATGGATGAAACTGGAAGAATGTTGCAACACGGTGGTTCAGGTGTGGGTCTGATGGGGGGAAACCAAGGGCAAGGGGCCCAAAATGCAGGGGGTTATGGAAGCATGGGACCGGTTGATGGAAGCGCGGCCCAGGGCCCTGACCAGAATGTTGAGGCCAGAAAACAGGACATCGGCGAAATATTGCAGCAAATTATGAATATAACGGACCAAAGTTTGGACGAAGCACAAGCCAG AAAACACACCCTCAATTGCCATAGAATGAAACCGGCACTATTCTCGGTCTTGTgcgaaatcaaagaaaaaaccg TCTTGTCGCTGCGCAACACACAGGAAGAAGAACCTCCCGATCCTCAGTTGATGCGTTTGGACAACATGTTGATCGCAGAGGGCGTAGCTGGACCCGAAAAAGGAGGTGGTGCTGGTGCCGCAGCGTCTGcgtctgctgctgctgcggctggACCACCCGGACAACCTGATAACGCTATTGAACACTCCGACTACAGAGCGAAGTTGGCTCAAATAAGGCAAATTTATCACCAGGAACTCGAAAAATACGAACAG gcGTGTAACGAATTCACGACGCACGTTATGAATTTATTGAGAGAACAAAGTCGAACCAGGCCAATAACGCCGAAGGAAATTGAAAGGATGGTCCAGATCATTCataagaaattttcgagtATCCAGATGCAGTTAAAACAATCCACGTGCGAAGCAGTCATGATCCTGAGAAGTCGATTTCTCGATGCGag ACGCAAGCGACGAAACTTCAGCAAACAAGCCTCTGAAATTCTGAACGAATACTTTTATTCACACCTCAGCAATCCCTATCCCAGTGAAGAAGCTAAGGAAGAATTGGCGCGGAAGTGCGGGATTACGGTTAGTCAG GTGTCCAATTGGTTCGGAAACAAGAGAATAAGATACAAAAAGAACATTGGCAAGGCGCAAGAGGAAGCGAACCTCTACGCAGCTAAAAAAGCAGCTG GAGCATCGCCGTACAGCATGGGGGGAGCCAGCCAGGGTACACCAACACCTATGATGTCACCTGCACCACCTGGAGGACCTCAAGACATGGCTGGTTATGGTATGGGCATCAATGGCAGTGATTATGGGTCTCAACCGTACAATGATGGTTCGATGGGATACGACCCCATGCATCAG GGCAAGGCAATGGCTGGGGGAGGAGCAGGTTGGATGCCACAGCGCGAGGCTGTTCCAGAATTTCCACCACTCCACGATTCCGCGGACTCTGATTCCGACagggaaaatgagaaacgtcCCAGAGTGTAA